A genomic segment from Streptomyces sp. NBC_00654 encodes:
- a CDS encoding NADH-quinone oxidoreductase subunit H has product MADTAPLWGVVLMPFALVAAAVAAAGLDAAVTAASRRGPAAALRDLPAPLGEALRLLGQQRRRTDVADIVLGRVGIGLVPVAAVLAAAVLPWGFRAVTDPVAGIVWFNAMEALAWAAIWLAGWGPNSALSLIGGYRFLAQGLAYELPHMFALTTAALGAESLRVGDVVAAQQGLWFVVWMPAAFLVYLLSALAMAFWGPFGHPVGRDAAGGAVVEYSGADRLLLLGGRWLLLVVTASFSVPLFLGGGQGPLLPPWAWTLLKTAAVLVLLIGGRRLVPVLRMDRYMEFVWMVLVPLTLLQALFAAVVVLDR; this is encoded by the coding sequence ATGGCTGATACGGCGCCGCTGTGGGGTGTCGTCCTGATGCCCTTCGCGCTGGTCGCGGCGGCCGTCGCCGCCGCTGGACTGGACGCCGCCGTCACCGCCGCATCCCGACGCGGCCCTGCCGCGGCCCTGCGCGACCTGCCGGCACCGCTCGGCGAGGCGCTCCGGCTCCTGGGCCAACAGCGTCGTCGTACCGACGTGGCGGACATCGTGCTCGGGCGGGTCGGTATCGGACTGGTGCCGGTCGCCGCCGTGCTTGCTGCGGCGGTCCTGCCGTGGGGGTTCCGTGCGGTGACCGATCCGGTCGCCGGCATCGTGTGGTTCAACGCCATGGAGGCGCTCGCATGGGCGGCGATCTGGCTCGCCGGCTGGGGGCCGAACTCGGCGCTGTCGCTGATCGGCGGCTACCGGTTCCTCGCGCAGGGGCTGGCGTACGAGCTGCCGCACATGTTCGCGCTGACCACTGCCGCGCTCGGGGCGGAGTCGCTGCGGGTCGGCGACGTGGTGGCGGCCCAGCAGGGCCTGTGGTTCGTGGTGTGGATGCCGGCCGCGTTCCTCGTCTATCTGCTCAGTGCCCTGGCCATGGCGTTCTGGGGACCGTTCGGCCATCCGGTGGGGCGTGACGCCGCGGGCGGTGCGGTCGTGGAGTACAGCGGCGCGGACCGGCTGCTTCTGCTGGGCGGCCGGTGGCTGCTGCTGGTCGTCACGGCATCGTTCAGCGTGCCGTTGTTCCTCGGCGGCGGTCAGGGGCCGCTGTTGCCTCCCTGGGCCTGGACCCTGCTGAAGACGGCTGCCGTGCTGGTCCTGCTCATCGGGGGACGGCGTCTGGTGCCCGTGCTGCGCATGGACCGCTACATGGAGTTCGTCTGGATGGTGCTCGTCCCGCTGACGCTGCTGCAGGCACTGTTCGCCGCCGTCGTCGTACTCGATCGCTAG
- a CDS encoding NADH-quinone oxidoreductase subunit J, producing MLDDVIFWTLGVLAVAAGGMVFRFDSMARATYSLLLSLLCVGGLAILLGLDYLGVVIVLMMTIEMAIMAVFMVMFMMNPAGLMPMSMLHNKRGGAALCAGVFVLLVVGIVLAPWPERAGRADGDPTMALGQSLMGPHMLTMMTLGFALFTTIVATVVLSTRRGRYDRLGDDLRARHADDPVRGGIGR from the coding sequence ATGCTCGACGACGTCATCTTCTGGACGCTCGGTGTGCTCGCCGTGGCAGCCGGGGGCATGGTGTTCCGGTTCGATTCCATGGCCCGGGCGACATACTCGCTGCTGCTGTCACTGCTGTGTGTGGGGGGCTTGGCCATCCTGCTCGGGCTCGACTACCTCGGGGTCGTCATCGTGCTGATGATGACCATCGAGATGGCCATCATGGCCGTCTTCATGGTGATGTTCATGATGAACCCGGCCGGTCTGATGCCGATGTCCATGCTGCACAACAAGCGAGGCGGGGCCGCTCTCTGCGCGGGCGTCTTCGTGCTTCTGGTCGTCGGCATCGTTCTTGCCCCCTGGCCGGAGCGGGCCGGCAGAGCGGACGGCGACCCGACCATGGCCCTGGGGCAGTCGCTGATGGGGCCGCACATGCTCACCATGATGACACTCGGGTTCGCGCTGTTCACCACCATCGTCGCCACCGTGGTGCTCTCCACCCGCCGCGGGCGCTACGACCGGCTCGGCGACGACCTGCGTGCCCGGCACGCCGATGATCCCGTACGAGGAGGGATCGGCCGATGA
- the nuoK gene encoding NADH-quinone oxidoreductase subunit NuoK, protein MTLELFLVVAVALFSVGLFGALTQQSIVMLMMGLELMLGGIILAAAALWHYVAPASTDGQVLIVLAVTVMAVEMAIGFAIVTALFRAREVDMTDEAAELKG, encoded by the coding sequence ATGACGTTGGAACTGTTCCTGGTGGTGGCGGTGGCGCTGTTCAGCGTCGGACTGTTCGGGGCGTTGACCCAGCAGTCCATCGTCATGCTGATGATGGGGCTCGAACTCATGCTGGGCGGGATCATCCTCGCAGCCGCGGCCCTCTGGCACTACGTGGCGCCCGCCTCGACGGACGGACAGGTGCTGATCGTGCTCGCCGTCACCGTCATGGCCGTGGAGATGGCCATCGGCTTCGCCATCGTCACGGCACTCTTCCGCGCCCGGGAGGTCGACATGACGGACGAAGCAGCGGAGTTGAAGGGGTGA
- a CDS encoding NADH-quinone oxidoreductase subunit L yields the protein MSALLWALAAVPLAAGTLLAIGGRPTDRPAPGIAVAAAAVGLGLAVLAAFQQPSVTVPLLEGAGFGLAVDGLSGLMVVTVTAVTAAVLLFSVADIGPEQARSRFFGLMLIFGGAMLVTVTATTLPALLMGWEVMGAASWALIGYWWNDPVRVAAAGTAFLTTRAADLGLYLAAGAALAGGQGLALDALPGVTGPWLHLLAAGVIVAAAGKSAQLPFSFWLSKAMQGPSPVSALLHSATMVVAGAYLLIRMEPLLTASGWGDDVVAWTGAVTALALGLVAVAQRDLKQLLAASSCAQIGFMVLAAGVGSTVGGTLQLIAHAAAKSLAFLVTGFWLTRLGTKSLPELRGAARREPVAGAAFTVAALALAGVPPFSLWAAKDVLLAGVLEAGPALCAAALAAAVVSAVYSIKALWYVWQPAPSPVGRSVPLPTTTSIPLAALAFAAMTLSLLVLPPVREALTRTLGAEGEAAPHAWEFVLSGLISLVTSAAVWAWGDRRSPVPQRAARRAPDWLGLEAAAHTLLVRPVRRLAEALAAFDDRVLDRGVDDLARGTLRFADAVDRRVETAVDGAAEGVAATGRALGRLARRPQTGQLHQYLAQAVAAFTVLAVVVVLVR from the coding sequence GTGAGCGCCCTGCTGTGGGCGCTGGCCGCAGTCCCACTGGCCGCGGGCACGCTGCTGGCCATCGGCGGTCGCCCCACCGACCGCCCGGCCCCGGGCATCGCGGTCGCGGCAGCCGCCGTCGGCCTCGGCCTGGCCGTGCTCGCCGCCTTCCAACAGCCCTCCGTCACGGTTCCGTTGCTGGAGGGAGCGGGCTTCGGCCTGGCCGTGGACGGGCTGTCCGGGCTGATGGTGGTGACCGTCACGGCGGTGACCGCGGCGGTGCTGCTCTTCAGCGTCGCGGACATCGGACCCGAGCAGGCACGAAGCCGGTTCTTCGGCCTCATGCTGATCTTCGGCGGGGCGATGCTCGTCACCGTCACCGCCACCACCCTGCCCGCCCTGCTGATGGGCTGGGAGGTCATGGGGGCGGCCTCCTGGGCCCTGATCGGCTACTGGTGGAACGACCCGGTCCGCGTGGCAGCGGCCGGTACGGCGTTCCTCACCACCCGCGCGGCCGACCTCGGTCTCTACCTCGCCGCCGGCGCGGCCCTGGCCGGAGGACAGGGCCTGGCACTCGACGCGCTTCCCGGGGTGACGGGCCCCTGGCTCCACCTGCTGGCCGCCGGAGTGATCGTGGCGGCCGCGGGCAAGTCGGCCCAACTGCCCTTCAGCTTCTGGCTGTCCAAAGCGATGCAGGGCCCCAGCCCCGTCTCCGCGCTGCTGCACTCCGCCACGATGGTCGTCGCCGGGGCCTACCTCCTGATCAGGATGGAACCGCTGCTCACCGCGTCAGGCTGGGGCGACGACGTCGTGGCCTGGACCGGAGCCGTCACCGCCCTGGCCCTCGGGCTCGTCGCCGTCGCACAGCGAGACCTCAAACAACTGCTCGCCGCGTCGAGTTGCGCACAGATCGGATTCATGGTGCTCGCGGCAGGCGTCGGATCGACCGTCGGCGGCACCCTCCAGCTGATCGCCCACGCGGCCGCGAAGAGCCTCGCCTTCCTCGTCACCGGATTCTGGCTCACCCGGCTCGGCACCAAGAGCCTGCCGGAACTGCGCGGGGCTGCCCGCCGCGAGCCCGTCGCCGGCGCCGCGTTCACGGTGGCCGCGCTCGCCCTGGCCGGCGTACCACCGTTCTCCCTGTGGGCCGCGAAGGACGTGCTCCTCGCCGGAGTGCTCGAAGCGGGTCCCGCACTCTGCGCGGCGGCTCTCGCGGCAGCCGTCGTCTCGGCCGTCTACAGCATCAAGGCGCTCTGGTACGTATGGCAGCCCGCACCGTCGCCGGTCGGCCGCTCCGTCCCGCTCCCCACCACCACGAGCATCCCTCTCGCCGCCCTGGCGTTCGCCGCGATGACCCTGTCCCTCCTCGTGCTGCCCCCGGTACGCGAAGCCCTGACCCGCACTCTCGGCGCAGAGGGGGAAGCGGCTCCGCATGCCTGGGAGTTCGTTCTCAGTGGCCTGATCTCCCTCGTGACATCCGCCGCGGTGTGGGCATGGGGGGATCGCCGCAGCCCCGTGCCGCAGCGCGCCGCGCGACGGGCGCCGGACTGGCTGGGCCTGGAAGCAGCGGCCCACACCCTGCTCGTACGCCCGGTGCGACGCCTCGCCGAGGCACTCGCCGCCTTCGACGACCGGGTTCTCGACCGCGGGGTCGACGACCTCGCGCGCGGCACCCTGCGCTTCGCCGACGCGGTCGACCGGAGGGTGGAAACAGCGGTGGACGGCGCGGCCGAAGGGGTCGCCGCCACGGGCAGGGCGCTGGGGCGGCTGGCGCGCCGCCCGCAGACCGGGCAATTGCACCAGTACCTCGCTCAGGCCGTCGCGGCCTTCACCGTCCTTGCCGTCGTCGTCGTCCTCGTGAGGTGA
- a CDS encoding NuoM family protein, with the protein MLTAIVLLPTAVAALLLCLPRSTPRLVLLGTWAGASATVLALALAVWAGYRTGEGIQYEANVRWIPSAGIGYHIGVDGLSLPLLALTGVLFLACAVHALRQTHRVREFVVLFLFLESTCLGLFVALDLILFFVFFDLSIVAMYFIIAGWGHAGAPRAAMKFFLYTFTGSLALLLGFIGLYLAAAPHTFDMVELARQNPLAGRSLYGGLVLLAVGVGLAVKTPTVPFHTWLPPAHTEAPAEGSAILAGVLLKMGTYGFLRIAMPLLPEAWRSYAPVFVVVGLISVLYGALVALAQTQFKRMIAYTSVNHMGYIILAIGAAATAGTDTADARRLAVTGATYQMVSHGLLTGALFLLAGVLYERGRTYDMDAYSGVAVRAPLFAALMGVAVFASLGLPGFSGFIAEFQILAGSLGPRPVATGLAVLGILLTAALLLRALQRMFMGPLRLPEAPGAARPFPDLRAHEGVAIVPLLVLAVVLGLTPRFLLDIIEPASRGVLELLAR; encoded by the coding sequence GTGCTCACGGCCATCGTCCTGCTTCCCACCGCGGTAGCCGCCCTGCTGCTGTGCCTCCCGCGCAGCACGCCCCGCCTCGTCCTCCTCGGCACATGGGCGGGTGCTTCCGCGACCGTGCTCGCCCTCGCCCTGGCTGTATGGGCGGGCTACCGCACCGGGGAGGGAATCCAGTACGAGGCGAACGTCCGCTGGATCCCCAGTGCCGGAATCGGCTACCACATCGGTGTGGACGGACTGTCGCTGCCGCTGCTCGCGCTGACCGGCGTCCTGTTCCTCGCCTGCGCCGTCCACGCCCTGCGGCAGACCCATCGCGTACGGGAGTTCGTCGTGCTCTTCCTCTTCCTGGAAAGCACGTGCCTCGGCCTCTTCGTGGCGCTCGACCTGATCCTGTTCTTCGTCTTCTTCGACCTGTCGATCGTGGCGATGTACTTCATCATCGCCGGGTGGGGCCACGCGGGCGCCCCGCGCGCGGCCATGAAGTTCTTCCTCTACACCTTCACCGGCTCGCTCGCCCTCCTTCTCGGGTTCATCGGGCTCTACCTCGCCGCCGCACCGCACACCTTCGACATGGTGGAGCTGGCCCGGCAGAACCCCCTCGCCGGACGCTCGCTGTACGGCGGTCTGGTCCTGCTCGCCGTCGGCGTCGGACTGGCTGTCAAAACACCCACCGTGCCCTTTCACACCTGGCTGCCCCCCGCCCACACCGAGGCCCCCGCCGAAGGCTCGGCCATCCTCGCCGGTGTCCTGCTCAAGATGGGCACCTACGGGTTCCTGCGCATCGCGATGCCCCTGCTGCCCGAGGCGTGGCGTTCGTACGCACCGGTCTTCGTCGTCGTCGGCCTGATCTCCGTGCTCTACGGTGCGCTGGTGGCGCTCGCCCAAACCCAGTTCAAGCGCATGATCGCCTACACGTCCGTCAACCACATGGGCTACATCATCCTCGCCATCGGCGCCGCCGCCACCGCCGGAACGGATACCGCCGACGCGCGCCGACTCGCCGTCACCGGCGCGACGTACCAGATGGTGAGCCACGGACTGCTGACCGGAGCACTGTTCCTCCTCGCCGGTGTGCTCTACGAGCGCGGCCGTACGTACGACATGGACGCGTACTCCGGTGTCGCCGTCCGGGCCCCTCTGTTCGCGGCCCTCATGGGCGTGGCGGTCTTCGCCTCGCTCGGCCTGCCCGGCTTCTCCGGCTTCATCGCCGAGTTCCAGATCCTCGCAGGCAGCCTCGGCCCCCGTCCGGTGGCGACCGGCCTCGCGGTCCTTGGCATCCTGCTCACCGCCGCGCTGCTGCTACGAGCCCTGCAACGCATGTTCATGGGGCCGCTGCGACTACCGGAGGCTCCCGGTGCCGCCCGGCCCTTCCCCGACCTCCGAGCCCACGAAGGCGTCGCCATCGTGCCGTTGCTCGTCCTCGCCGTCGTCCTTGGCCTCACCCCCCGTTTCCTGCTCGACATCATCGAACCCGCCTCCCGCGGTGTGCTGGAGCTGCTCGCCCGATGA
- a CDS encoding NADH-quinone oxidoreductase subunit N has translation MTGTTVMNENPLDLLPEVLLGASAVFGLLLGGWLPRHRQWIVAVVAAAACATGIVAAAVAATGESMTAFDGAFAVDPVTSTVRIVVLAGTLVVLALGFAPFRGDARESEFYVLVQLAALGTLMLAGAQDLLLLAAAYLLASIPAYTLAGFRKDGPGTEAALKYYVVGALLGVVLLAGITLMYAAGRATAYPALAEALPAAPEALVAVGLVGLLGGLLFKAGGVPGHFWVPDAVQGSAPPVAAFLATLPKAGALAALYRLVAVPLAGTDVPWPELIAVLAALSMTLGNFGAFFQTDVKRLLAYSTISQVGYLLMPIAATGGSEQAQPALLYYLAAYAVTNLGAFAVVCALPHAHTLDDYRGLLRRHPALVLSLIVCLLGLVGTPPTAVFLGKLEVFTAAVDGGFAWLAVVAAVNTVASLFYYLRWIRPAVSYGAPAKTRTPVRPAALLACTAAAASVALGIAGGPVLTILEGAPAR, from the coding sequence ATGACGGGGACGACCGTGATGAACGAGAACCCACTGGATCTGCTGCCCGAAGTCCTTCTCGGTGCCTCGGCGGTGTTCGGACTGCTCCTCGGAGGATGGCTGCCCCGGCACCGTCAATGGATCGTCGCCGTCGTGGCGGCAGCCGCGTGTGCGACGGGCATCGTCGCGGCGGCGGTCGCCGCCACGGGCGAGTCCATGACGGCGTTCGACGGGGCGTTCGCGGTCGACCCGGTGACCTCGACGGTTCGTATCGTCGTCCTCGCCGGAACGCTCGTCGTCCTGGCCCTGGGCTTCGCCCCATTTCGCGGGGACGCTCGGGAGAGCGAGTTCTACGTCCTCGTCCAGCTCGCCGCGCTCGGAACGCTGATGCTCGCGGGAGCCCAGGACCTGCTGTTGCTCGCCGCCGCCTACCTCCTCGCGAGCATTCCCGCCTACACCCTGGCCGGCTTCCGCAAGGACGGACCCGGCACCGAGGCGGCTCTGAAGTACTACGTGGTCGGAGCGCTGCTCGGCGTCGTGCTTCTCGCCGGGATCACCCTCATGTACGCGGCCGGGCGGGCCACCGCGTATCCGGCTCTCGCGGAGGCGCTTCCGGCCGCGCCGGAAGCGCTGGTGGCAGTCGGTCTGGTGGGTCTGCTCGGGGGCCTTCTGTTCAAGGCCGGGGGAGTGCCAGGACACTTCTGGGTGCCCGATGCCGTCCAGGGAAGCGCACCACCTGTCGCGGCCTTCCTCGCCACGCTCCCCAAAGCCGGCGCGCTCGCCGCGCTCTACCGCCTGGTCGCCGTACCGCTCGCAGGCACGGACGTGCCCTGGCCCGAGCTGATCGCCGTGCTCGCCGCCCTGTCCATGACCCTCGGGAACTTCGGCGCCTTCTTCCAGACCGACGTCAAGCGACTGCTCGCGTACTCGACGATCAGCCAGGTGGGGTACCTGCTGATGCCGATCGCCGCGACCGGCGGCAGCGAGCAGGCGCAGCCCGCTCTCCTCTATTACCTGGCCGCCTACGCCGTGACCAACCTCGGAGCCTTCGCCGTCGTATGCGCACTCCCGCACGCCCACACCCTGGATGACTACCGCGGTCTGCTTCGCCGACACCCAGCACTGGTGCTCAGCCTGATCGTCTGCCTCCTGGGCCTCGTCGGCACCCCACCCACCGCGGTCTTCCTGGGCAAGCTCGAGGTCTTCACCGCGGCCGTCGACGGCGGATTCGCGTGGCTCGCGGTCGTCGCCGCAGTGAACACGGTGGCCTCCCTCTTCTACTACCTGCGGTGGATTCGCCCCGCCGTGTCCTACGGCGCACCGGCCAAGACCCGCACGCCGGTGCGGCCTGCGGCGCTTCTGGCCTGCACAGCGGCAGCGGCCTCGGTCGCCCTCGGTATCGCGGGCGGTCCCGTACTCACGATCCTGGAAGGTGCCCCGGCCCGGTGA
- a CDS encoding ATP-binding cassette domain-containing protein has translation MSIIRVAGLVKEFRGPKRFTGAFGGIRTLLTREYVSKLAVDGVGFTIDEGEVVGYLGPNGAGKSTTIKILTGVLHPTAGHVEVAGVVPWRDRERNARNIGVVFGQRSQLWWDLPLRDSLDLIGKLYGVERSRHRANTARFTELLDLGPFLDTPVRQLSLGQRMLGDLAAAMLPEPRILYLDEPTIGLDVVAKERIREFISVLNHDEGVTAILTTHDLDDVEQLCRRIVLIDDGKVLYDGDVNTLKTRYAPHRQLVVQLAENHQWQGIALDGVLQDPPDARTDSVTLRFDPEQNQVSDLISAVLARHTVTDLSIIEPELEGVVRTIYSAREAHAG, from the coding sequence ATGTCGATCATTCGGGTAGCCGGGCTGGTGAAGGAGTTTCGCGGGCCCAAACGGTTCACTGGAGCATTTGGCGGAATACGGACCCTGTTGACGCGGGAGTACGTGAGTAAACTCGCCGTCGACGGCGTCGGGTTCACCATCGATGAGGGCGAGGTGGTCGGCTACCTCGGACCGAATGGCGCCGGGAAGTCCACAACCATCAAGATTCTCACGGGAGTTCTGCATCCCACGGCCGGCCACGTCGAGGTCGCCGGTGTCGTGCCGTGGCGCGACCGGGAGCGCAACGCTCGCAATATCGGCGTCGTCTTCGGCCAGCGCAGTCAGTTGTGGTGGGACCTGCCGTTGCGGGACTCGCTCGATCTGATCGGCAAGTTGTACGGGGTCGAACGTTCCCGTCATCGTGCCAACACCGCACGCTTCACCGAACTGCTCGACCTCGGCCCCTTCCTCGACACCCCCGTGCGCCAGCTGTCCCTGGGACAGCGGATGCTCGGCGATCTCGCCGCCGCCATGCTGCCGGAACCTCGCATCCTCTACCTGGACGAGCCGACCATCGGTCTGGATGTCGTCGCCAAGGAACGCATTCGCGAGTTCATCAGCGTCCTCAATCACGACGAGGGTGTCACGGCGATCCTGACCACGCACGACCTGGACGATGTCGAGCAGTTGTGCCGTCGCATTGTGCTCATCGATGACGGAAAGGTCCTCTACGACGGCGATGTGAACACGCTCAAGACCCGCTACGCCCCACACCGGCAGCTGGTGGTGCAACTGGCCGAAAACCATCAGTGGCAAGGGATCGCATTGGACGGCGTGCTTCAGGACCCGCCCGACGCCAGGACCGACTCGGTCACCCTGCGCTTCGACCCGGAGCAGAACCAGGTCTCCGACCTGATCAGCGCGGTCCTGGCCAGGCACACGGTCACCGACCTGTCCATCATCGAACCCGAGCTGGAAGGCGTGGTCCGCACGATCTATTCAGCCCGCGAGGCTCATGCGGGCTGA
- a CDS encoding LuxR C-terminal-related transcriptional regulator, producing MAFRDEPGSTSEQSIKPSAALDPLSKRELEVLHLVTKGMTNRKIGTVLGISERTSREHVARILLKLRVGSRVEAAVIAAEARFEATAQERS from the coding sequence ATGGCTTTCCGGGATGAACCAGGGAGCACGAGCGAACAGTCGATTAAGCCCTCGGCGGCTTTGGATCCTCTGAGCAAGCGTGAGCTCGAGGTGTTGCATCTCGTGACCAAGGGCATGACGAATCGAAAAATTGGTACCGTACTGGGAATATCGGAAAGAACTTCCAGGGAGCATGTTGCTCGCATTCTCCTGAAACTCAGGGTGGGTTCGCGGGTCGAAGCCGCTGTGATTGCCGCAGAGGCAAGATTTGAGGCGACTGCTCAGGAGCGCTCGTGA
- a CDS encoding phosphopantetheine-binding protein codes for MDADWPEEFENLVRSYLPHLGDGDRLLPDADLISLGLDSLNAVGLLLDLEGAFDVTVPAEGLTIKTVESPHSLWSTIEQLRKA; via the coding sequence ATGGACGCTGATTGGCCCGAAGAGTTCGAAAATCTCGTTCGCTCATATCTGCCGCACCTCGGCGATGGCGACAGACTCCTTCCCGATGCCGATCTGATCAGTCTGGGCCTTGATTCTCTCAATGCCGTCGGATTGCTGCTGGATCTTGAGGGAGCATTCGATGTGACAGTCCCCGCCGAGGGGCTCACGATCAAGACCGTCGAATCACCTCATTCTCTGTGGTCGACGATCGAACAGCTGCGTAAGGCCTAG
- the rfbB gene encoding dTDP-glucose 4,6-dehydratase — MRILVTGAAGFIGSNYVRELLGGSYAGYETARVTALDCLTYAGNLANLPTGHPRLEVVRADVRSRDALLDVLPGHDAVVHFAAESHVDRSVADAAPFFSTNVLGTQNLLDCCLATGVSRVVHISTDEVYGSIAEGSWDEAQPLLPNSPYAASKAASDLVARSYWRTHGMDISITRCANNYGPYQNAEKAIPRFVTSLLDGGTVPLYGDGRNVREWLHVADHCRAVQLVLEKGRAGGIYNVSGETELTNLQLVGHLLELFDVGPERIRWVTDRKGHDLRYSLDDGLIRRELGYRPQVDFRQGLAEVVEWYRGHRDWWEPGKHSE, encoded by the coding sequence ATGAGAATCCTGGTCACCGGCGCCGCCGGGTTCATCGGATCGAACTACGTGCGGGAACTGCTGGGCGGCAGTTACGCGGGATACGAAACCGCCCGCGTCACAGCACTGGACTGCCTCACCTACGCCGGCAACCTGGCCAACCTGCCCACCGGCCACCCGCGTCTGGAGGTCGTACGAGCTGACGTCCGCTCCAGGGACGCACTGCTCGATGTGCTCCCGGGGCACGACGCGGTCGTGCACTTCGCCGCCGAATCGCATGTGGACCGGTCCGTGGCCGATGCCGCGCCCTTCTTCAGCACCAACGTGCTGGGGACGCAGAATCTGCTGGACTGCTGCCTGGCCACAGGGGTTTCGCGAGTGGTGCACATCTCGACGGACGAGGTCTACGGCTCCATCGCCGAGGGTTCCTGGGACGAGGCACAGCCGCTGCTGCCCAACTCGCCCTACGCCGCCTCGAAGGCCGCCTCGGACCTGGTGGCCAGGAGCTACTGGCGGACCCACGGGATGGACATCAGCATCACCCGCTGCGCGAACAACTACGGCCCCTACCAGAACGCGGAGAAGGCCATCCCGCGCTTCGTCACCAGTCTGCTGGACGGGGGCACCGTTCCGCTCTACGGCGACGGGAGGAACGTACGGGAGTGGCTGCATGTGGCGGATCACTGCCGGGCTGTGCAACTGGTCCTGGAGAAGGGGCGCGCCGGCGGAATCTACAACGTCAGCGGCGAAACGGAGTTGACGAACCTTCAGCTCGTCGGCCATCTCCTGGAGCTGTTCGATGTCGGCCCGGAGCGGATCCGGTGGGTCACGGACCGCAAGGGGCACGACCTGCGCTACTCACTGGACGACGGCCTGATCCGCAGGGAACTGGGTTACCGGCCGCAGGTGGACTTCCGTCAGGGACTCGCAGAGGTCGTGGAGTGGTACCGGGGCCACCGGGACTGGTGGGAGCCGGGGAAGCACTCCGAATAG
- a CDS encoding Gfo/Idh/MocA family oxidoreductase has product MSRNRGRPASDARPEAASDSPTESRESEMDFLLIGMSRFARRRVLPAAAATSGIDSIGIASAHADAESVGQLAKPGRFHRDWRAALDTARPGLVYVSLVNSEHAAAVRHALKAGHHVIVDKPGLLDADTAHEMVSLARSSSLVLAEAVCYSFHPVYAEVRSIAERLGGTTQAVAVFTPPVPRDDFRYDRSRGGGAFLDTGPYMASLGRVLWQAEPEQVNVLVSRRTEDGLETAYSVLAGYPGGRTAIGHFGFTTVYQNTLRLLGGGCAIDFERPFSLPPEMRGSVQVSTGERQYVHRVARADSMRLFLTRVLEAVRTGSREFDAPLLSDARTLGSIIAAGSSAEPAPRPFSVGP; this is encoded by the coding sequence ATGTCCCGCAACCGCGGGAGACCCGCGTCGGATGCCCGTCCGGAGGCGGCATCCGACTCCCCGACCGAGAGCCGTGAGAGTGAGATGGACTTCCTCCTGATAGGCATGTCTAGGTTCGCGCGGCGCCGCGTTCTGCCGGCCGCGGCGGCCACGAGCGGAATCGATTCCATCGGCATCGCCAGCGCGCACGCCGACGCCGAATCGGTCGGACAGCTCGCGAAGCCGGGACGCTTCCACCGCGACTGGCGGGCGGCGTTGGACACCGCCCGCCCCGGCCTGGTCTACGTGTCGCTGGTGAACAGCGAGCACGCGGCAGCGGTGCGTCACGCCCTGAAGGCCGGTCACCACGTCATCGTCGACAAACCCGGCCTGCTGGACGCGGACACGGCCCACGAGATGGTGTCGCTGGCCCGGTCCTCGTCCCTGGTTCTCGCGGAGGCGGTGTGTTACAGCTTCCATCCCGTGTACGCGGAGGTCAGGTCGATCGCCGAGCGTCTCGGCGGAACCACCCAAGCGGTCGCGGTCTTCACGCCGCCGGTTCCGCGGGACGACTTCCGCTACGACCGCTCCCGGGGAGGCGGTGCCTTCCTCGATACCGGCCCCTATATGGCGTCCCTGGGCAGGGTGCTCTGGCAGGCCGAACCCGAGCAGGTGAACGTGCTGGTGAGCCGGCGCACCGAGGACGGCCTGGAGACCGCGTACAGCGTGCTGGCGGGCTATCCGGGCGGCAGGACGGCCATCGGGCACTTCGGATTCACGACCGTCTACCAGAACACGCTGCGGCTGCTGGGCGGTGGCTGCGCCATCGACTTCGAGCGCCCGTTCTCGCTGCCCCCGGAGATGCGGGGAAGTGTTCAAGTCAGCACCGGGGAGCGGCAATACGTCCATCGGGTGGCCCGTGCCGACAGCATGCGGCTCTTCCTGACCCGGGTTCTGGAGGCCGTGCGGACGGGATCGCGGGAGTTCGACGCCCCGCTGCTGAGCGACGCCCGGACACTCGGCAGCATCATCGCAGCCGGGTCGTCCGCCGAACCCGCCCCCCGACCGTTCAGCGTCGGCCCGTGA